The nucleotide sequence TAACACAGTAGGTCGCTCAGCAATATGTACATATGTGTGACACCTTTTTCCCATTCTAAGGGACTCGTAACACCTTACTCGGTATAACACAGTAGGTCGCTCAGCAATATGTACATATGTGTGACACCTTTTTCCCATTCTAAGGGACTCGTAACACCTTACTCGGTATAACACAGTAGGTCGCTCAGCAATATGTACATATGTGTGACACCTTTTTCCCATTCTAAGGGACTCGTAACACCTTACTTGGTATAAAACAGTAGGTCGCTCAGCAACATGTACATATGTGTAACACACTTTTCCCATTCTAAGGGACTCGTTATACCTTACTTGGTATAACACAGTAGATCGCTCCGCAACATGTACCTATGTGTAACACCCTTTTCCCATTCCATGGGACTCGTAACACCTTACTCGGTATAACACAGTAGGTCGCTCAGCAACATGTACCTATGTGTAACACACTTTTCCCATTCTAAGGGACTCGTAATACCTTACTTGATGTAACACAGTAGGTCGCTCAGCAACAGGTACATATGTGTAACACACTTTTCCCATTCTAAGGGACTCGTTATACCTTACTTGGTGTAACACAGTAGACGTTCCGCAACATGTACATATGTGTAACACCCTTTTCCCATTCTAAGGGACTCGTTATACCTTACTTGGTATAACACAGTAGGTCGCTCAGCAACATGTACATATGTGTAACACACTTTTCCCATTCTAAGGGACTCGTAACACCTTACTTGGTATAACACTAGGTCGCTCAGCAACATGTACATATGTGTAACACACTTTTCCCATTCCAAGGGACACGTAATATCTTACTTGGTATAACACAGTAGATCGCTCAACAACATGTACCTATATGTAACACACTTTTCCCATTCTAATGGACTCGTGATACCTTACATGATGTTACACCGTCATCGTCAAACGGTTAATTAAAGGGACTGCGATTTTGGATCAAATTACTAAAAGCAAAATGTGGTAAAATGAAAATCTTTTCAACGTGCAGATTTCCGCAATATGTTATATTCTATGGTTCACTGGTTTAGATTTTCTTTGAACAATTCATCGTTTAACAATTCATCGTTTAGCAATTCAAGAAAGTCTTAGTAAGTAACGTCACGTTTTCGGGAACtcctttgattttgtttttaaagtttgGCTTATGTTAGTTATTTCCCCTGGTTTTGGCACTTTGTAAATACTAGAGAAGTTTTACTTTTTTAGTTTTTGTCTTTAATTAGTTGGGTAACATCAGTTCCTATCAAACGTACAAATGTTAAATTTGTTGTGTTTCTGCGACTCAATTATCAACATTTGATTAAAATTGACGCCTATGGAGCCACTTGAGAATAAGTAACAGCCAATAGTTGTACGTTTAGATCTCTGAGAGTGTTTAAATATTATCCAATACTTCATAAGTAGTATTCCACGTAGGTAAGTTAGAATGATGGTTACGAGCCAACCCAAGCATCCGTTATCATACATAACTTTATCGTGAGTGAAGGGGGAGTGGTATAGGGGCTTGACTTACAAATAAATCCATTTCAGTATTTAGGGCAGAGCTGGTTTTCTGTATTGAAACTAGCTATTAActcagagtatatatatatatacagaaaggTTTATACTACATTTAAAAGTAAGAGACTATTTGTTATTGTGAGTTTAATGTCCTATAACTATATACACAATTAAATTTAGTGTGTTGGTTAAGACATAAAGTGTGTTTATTTGATTATATTTAAGTATTTGCTAGACTACAAAGGTATTGCACATGTAACGTATAATGATCCCTTTGTCTTGTCGCAACAAAGAACCAACGTTTAATTGCCATTGTTGTAGCCTTTAAGATCAGTGTCGGATTTTTGGCagggttatttatttatttttaatttcaatcttTGACCTCATTTCTCAAATATTCTTTATAAAAAGTCCTCATATTTGTTCAATTCTAGATATATGATGCAATTTCAACAGTTTTTGTTAAGATGTCGTCAAAAAAAGTTGCAATTTCAGTGAACACGGCGGCAATAAAATTCGAGATTAGAAAACCTACTCATTTCAACATGTAACgttgaaaattaaattgaaggaaactttgacaaattgagataaaaagtcgaGCTTTGGCAATAGAAGTCTTGATTTGATAAAAAGAGTCAAAACATTTAATGAAGATGATTTTAGAAGTTTGTAAGAAgattgtaatattatttaatattatttatttaatattattatttaatataatttatttattagtcgataaacctttttttttttaaatggtcgAATTGTGAGGAAAATATGGTCGTCGTAATTTCGAAAGTAAACGTTGAAATTTGGAAAACAAAGTTATTGAGGTTTTTGTGATAAAAACTTTTAGGCCACCGTAGCGTATACGGCGAACATTTTTATGGGATATACCCCCAAACACCATTGGTTTTACACACCTTCACTTATTTGAAAGCTTCATACGCCACTgctatactaatatatataatacgcCAATTAGCCAAACAATTAATACGATTAGTACAATGGTATAATTATCTGTACAAAAAAGTCagtttattttacaaataaataGAATTACGACATATTACTTAAGGAGCATTGAAAATACTCAACAACCAACTATCGATATTTAGGAATCTTTGATGAGCTTTTCTCGGATTAATGTATCATATGCCGATCTTTAATTCTACACAAAAATTATCTATATTCATTAATGAAGGATGATATCCTAAAAAGATTATTcctattttaataataataacaacaacaacaataataataataataatgataagaatTATTATAATAGCTTCCGTATTAATATTTACATGGGGACGGAAAAGCCAGGGTTGTAACTATGTTTGCTTTATAAAATACAGTGATCCAAGCAAAAGGTTATCaactatttaataataataaacatcatcatcatcagtgaCTGTTTCACTATCTCAAACACTGGTTAATCGAACACTAGGAAGTTAAGTTAGAGGGTGGAGTAATGAATGATACTGCTTGAGTGCGTATAGTATCATTACGATCATCAGCTATCGACCCACAGATATTAACCTGTACACTTCATAGGTTATCGATGCAAGCAGCGCAGCGCTCAATAGTATCGCTGTAGTGATATAGCCGACCGTAATGAACATTTTCCCGATCTTCGATGACTGGTATGCTGTATCTATATCGCCATGTTTCAGTTCGTTACGGACCTGTTAATCAATCATAATAAGAATAATGCATTTCAATATTCACAAGTAttgaaaaatatcatcaaaaataTTGTATGATTTAATTAATATCACTCATTCATTTGATAGGAAACACATTAACGACTCTATCTGCCAATCGAAAAGCTTTAAAATGTGCTCACTGTTCcagcatatattttattttttaagatttgTCAAATTTTCCATACTCAATTCCATTGAATACGAAAGTGCAGTCCTAACGGTTCCACCCATCCCTATTAGTGTTATCATGGTATGTTAGTTTGATTGTGCGTATATCTAATATATAAGTGTTGTATAGGCTTAATAAAGCCGAGTGTTGACTTGTGATTTGGTAAGCCTGAGACATCCAAAATCTGTATAAGAAAAGAAGTGGGAGGCCGGGTGggccggaggggggggggggggctcaaagGCTTAAATCTGAACGGAGTTTCGGGAGGCGTTGAAAACATATCGAAACACATATTGTACTCTACAAATATGATGATTAGGTACTTTTGTATTGCCAATTTTGGTTGTTTTTACCAAGTGAACAAAATGGTAATTTTCAGAAGTAATACTGTTTTCAGGTTTAGAGTATTATGCTTTGTTCACAATGCATGATGACTTTTTTCAAAGACAAATGTTGTTGAAATGTCCTGCAATAGCGCTGGGGTGTTTATGATAAATCTGAAGGGCACGCTTTGGTTGATGTATTACATTTTGTATGAAAAAAATGGATTAGCATTAACATTTAGACCTGCGGCTCTTCATAAAGTTAGCCTGAAAGGATCATTCCACAGATTAAGCATATATTGAAACTGATTATCATGAACGCAGGGAtggatatataaatattaactgGAACTCAAATTACGGTCAGTTTTCTTagaatttaacatattttgaatAGACATTCTGCCGAAAAAGTTACTCATTTTAAAGATTAAAACTAATTACTtgtaaaaatatacataatttaTACTCTAACTATGTCTCACGATGAACCATTTCACGTCTAAAAGTTTCACTTTTTATGACCATCCCTCTTCCCCACCTTTCATGAGAGTCGGTTTCAATGCCCAGAGGGTTACACCTCATCATTTCTATAATCCTGGTTCcgcgcccccctccccctcccccgccccccccccccccccattgagtAATAAATATCGAATCAGTGATTCGTAACCTTAGCCACTACTCGCACGGCTCCATAGTTTAATTTATCGTTTATGCATATACCCTAGTCCCCCGTTTCCTCCTCTCCCCCAAACAGATTAAAAAACGTTGAGCTTAGAGTAGCATGGTCaattcgaagttcggacacctaagccttaaaaccccccaaaaactatatcttctggtctaaatcacctgaaaatatacttgagatggtgggagaattgtgttatattacgatacactgccaaactttctttcctgcaaactgttttcacgttgtatttcaagaagattcttcgtgattttGGAcgggtatttctttgctagagtattgcgaagttcggacaccaaACCCACAGTGTGACGcaggtgataaaattggtggcgcagttgctctttcaataattataacagacttcatagatctctgtcattttattgacaaatatgtaagtactttcttgcacacgggtcattttggagagaaaataactgtagcttcgtattttttggtgaaatttggctcctcctgtaggttgtcatggtgaaatcgtgtatttcttaaggAGTCCGAGTTCGCAGGAGTTCGCAGTGTTccaaacttcgcaatactgactatactacagGAATCGCATTCTAAAATCTGATTAATGCCTGTACACATACCTTTAAACCACATACAAGAGCCGCGATCCCACACAAGAAAGCCCCTGGACAAAGTAGTGAAACCACAATAGCCATGGCAAAATTAGGGGGTGGTTTATCTTCGGTGGCGTCCTGACTGATTAGACTGCTATTAGTCTGAAAAGTAAATAATGTGATGATATTATCTTTGCATGAACAAAATGCGTATTTTAGGCATTCTAACGCTTTCACTCATATTCAGTATTGTCACTTAGGCTTAGCGGTACGGAAGCTGCGGGGTTCCATCCCTACCATctcctgatgagtcccaaaagagAATCACTATATATGAAAGAACCAATCGAATATATTTCCGTTTACGTTCAGTTAAGGACTTTAAGCTATAGAAGCAATTACAATACGTATTAAGTCTCATATCACCGGTCTCAACAAAGCCTTGGAACCCCTAAACAACTACTAATTCCACAAACATATCTGTAATCCGTTCTTCTTATTCTTTGTTTCTGTATAGTCCTGGTTTTATtggtacatgtacatatatatatatatatatatatatatatgtatataaatatatatatatatatatatatatatatatatatatatatatatatatatatatatatatatatatatatatatgtatataaatatatatatatatatatatatatatatatattttactattCATTTCACTGATGACCAAGTATTGCTGGCGAAAGTTCAAGATGTTTTCTTATACAATACTCCTTATCTGTCAATTATGagtattataatttatttctatgtttttgtctaatatatatatatatatatatatatatatatatatatatatattctcattctttgagtggtgtgtgcgcattataagtcttatatatatttatataaatatatatatatttatatggctACTATTCTTTGAAGCTAGATTTACCGTGATTTTCAATCTGTCTCTCAGtattccctccccctcccccctccccctccccacccttcgTCCTTAACAAAGTTCTTTAAAGTTTTGACATTCCGCTTCAAAATATTCATACCACAGAGACCTACAAAATGCTGTGCTGAAACTTCAATCTGGGAACAGTTGTAATCAATGGATTCCAACTAATttcaaaatgatgatattaaGCAAAATTTGCAAACTTGAACTTGCTATAAGTCGTCTTACTTCATGCAGGCCTTCAGAGGACGGTTGTGAACAATTCGCAACGGCCACCTGTTGTTCTTCTTCGTTGGCGTTGTTGTTTTCTGTGGTTTCATCTGTTGATACCACATCTTTATCGCCCATGATCCTTTCTTTGGAACCtaaaa is from Apostichopus japonicus isolate 1M-3 chromosome 16, ASM3797524v1, whole genome shotgun sequence and encodes:
- the LOC139982732 gene encoding uncharacterized protein — translated: METLPEGSKERIMGDKDVVSTDETTENNNANEEEQQVAVANCSQPSSEGLHETNSSLISQDATEDKPPPNFAMAIVVSLLCPGAFLCGIAALVCGLKVRNELKHGDIDTAYQSSKIGKMFITVGYITTAILLSAALLASITYEVYRLISVGR